From the Phoenix dactylifera cultivar Barhee BC4 chromosome 10, palm_55x_up_171113_PBpolish2nd_filt_p, whole genome shotgun sequence genome, one window contains:
- the LOC103715845 gene encoding uncharacterized protein LOC103715845 — MASASAPPRALQSSEMLSRDQLLHLFARFSVLTSQPDVKKRIANAVKDKQEAVAVTTAIQEEIFREMGIDPRYGIACLGKVNTVYENDMELMIQFYRFVAKEEMAIDEAELEPSEFAEKMLTQQKLQEQQLEMLKQIRKYNPDEQSAILEKLHKQLESANFDSSAAVLAPDQIQEVVSRITSSSAKTSGSCFFQFLLSLLFGLL, encoded by the exons ATGGCGAGCGCTTCCGCTCCTCCGAGGGCCCTCCAGAGCTCGGAAATGCTCTCCAGAGACCAGCTCCTCCACCTCTTCGCTCGCTTCTCGGTCCTCACCTCCCAACCCG ATGTCAAGAAACGGATAGCCAATGCCGTAAAGGACAAGCAG GAGGCGGTAGCTGTAACTACAGCCATCCAAGAGGAAATATTTCGGGAAATGGGAATTG ATCCAAGATATGGGATTGCTTGCTTGGGAAAGGTAAACACAGTTTATGAGAATGACATGGAATTGATGATCCAGTTTTACCGGTTTGTTGCAAA GGAAGAGATGGCCATTGATGAGGCTGAGCTTGAGCCAAGTGAGTTTGCAGAAAAAATGCTCACTCAGCAAAAACTGCAAGAGCAG CAATTGGAGATGTTAAAGCAGATCCGGAAGTATAATCCAGACGAGCAATCTGCAATCCTTGAAAAA CTGCACAAACAGTTGGAGAGTGCTAATTTTGATAGTAGTGCTGCAGTTCTTGCACCAGATCAAATTCAAGAGGTGGTTAGTAGAATTACCTCATCCTCTGCCAAGACATCGGGGTCGTGCTTCTTCCAGTTTCTTTTGTCTTTACTCTTCGGCCTTTTGTAG